The Paroedura picta isolate Pp20150507F chromosome 6, Ppicta_v3.0, whole genome shotgun sequence genome segment caaaaaaaacatCATGTGTCATATAGCAAACATTTAGAAACGCATCTTGGAGAAGTGGCAACTAAAACTTTCCAAAATTAATATTCCCTTTCCTTGGGAAAGCAAAAACATTCAGTTAactttctaattaaaaaaaaaaggaacaataaTTTCACAATGACGGAATTAAGAATCCAAAAACTTGCTCACGTGTTGAACTTCTTTTGATCTCTGGAAGGGAATTGATGCTCTCGTCAGAAAAATCTGACCCAAAACTCCTggcatcttcatcttcatcttcatcatcctcACCGTGACGAGCGGCAAGTATCAGCTCGCCTTGGCTCACTCGTGGAGGGGTTTCCTGTTCTGCAAGGGGGGTGCTTGCTCGTTGGGACTTGAGTGGTACGATCATGTCTCTACTTCCACGACTGAAGGTTAGACTTGCTCTGGAGACCTCTCCTGCATCTCTATCTCTGTCaaagccagtctctctctcttctgcctgggCATTTCTTGGAGAAGACTCCTCCTTTCCTGGAAGTGGGGCTTCAGTTGAGAGCGGGTTAACCTGTAGCGTTTTCTGGAAGAACAAATTTTTTCCTGGGACAACAGTTATCACTGCATCTGCTGGAACTTGGCCATCTTGCTTGGAATTCTTTCCCTTAAGTGGTATTTTAACCTCAGTACGATAGGCATTCGATGTCTCCTGAAGCGATGCTGGCACTGCTACCGATAAACTTCCATTTTCTGATGGAGACAACGAGTCATCAGGCACTTCCTGGTTCCCTTCTTTGGAGAATTGTGAAGAAGCATCTGAGTTTTCCTTTTCTGGGTGAGACCTGAATATAGTATCACCTACTGGGGCAGCTGATTGCACCACAATGTTATGGGGAAGGTCTACTGCTTCCTCCACGCCCCGGTTAGCCTGCATTTTTTCCTTCAGTTTTCCAGCTAACTCTTGTACTTGACCAGAAGACATCTGGGAAACTTCTGCAAGCAACTTCTGTAAGCCAGAATTAAATTCATTTTGCTGCAGCTTGGATGGGGCAACAGTCTTGTTCACGTTTTCCTCAATTTCTTGAAGACCCGTGTCTTGTTGGCCAGCTAAATCTGCAGCCTGGTTTGGTTCACTCTCGTCACTGGTTGCTTTTTTCACCTTGTTGCCATTTGTGCTCTCCTGACCGGTGGGATGGAATTCTGTGTCTTCCATGAGCAATTTCTGGAAGTTAATTTTGAATTCACCATATACAGAATTGGAAGGAACAGTTGCTTTTTCTATAGATTCATCGATTTCTTGAGAAGGTAGCATACCCTTATCATCAACTGAACTGACACTTGGGTTGGGGTACAATGATGCATGCACTGGTTTAGGGAACTCAATGTCTTTCAGAAGAACCGGAGAGTCCTCCTTGAGCAACTGACGCAAACTGTCCTTGAATCTGGTTGGTTCTAATGAATTTGGTTTAACTGTTTTCACTACCGTCTCAGCTACTTCCTTGGGTTGCAGGTCCACAAGTTCACCAACAGAAGTAACATCTTCATTATCCTGATTATCTGATTGAACTCTGAGGCTTTTCATGGCTGTCTCTCCATTTGGTTCCTCTTTCTTCCTACCAAACATGTCAATCGTTTTCTCTATTGTTTCTCTGTTGGCCTGTCTTGAAAGATGGGTCattgggggggaaggaagagttgACGTCTCCATCACTTGCTTATAAAACATCTGCTGATCCTCTCTGGGAACACCACcaaatgccttttttaaaatgctctctgTTTTTGGTGAAACGGAAGGCAGTTCTGAAAATTCTTGCAGAAGACCCAGTAGGCTGGACTTCAAATCAGGGCTTTCCCTTTTCGGGACCTTGGATTCTGTGACAGTCTCTGAAACTTCTTCATCAGGAGATTTTGCTCTCTTCAGAACAGCAAGATGAGGATCTACCTGTATCTGTGCTGGTGATGGAATCTGGAGGACTCCTTTCCGAGAAGAAACATCGTCCAGAcactttgggtcttcctcttgggGAAGGGTTCTCCAAAGCCCTGGGTTTAAATCTCCTGTTTCCTTAAGGACATTCCCCTTTGTTGCTTTCAATCTAACATTTTGATCTGAGGTGGAGTCACATTCTCCTAAACTTTGAGAGACCACATCCCTCTTGGTCTGGTCGGTGGGATAAGCATTGTGGCTGAGTTGCATCACCTTATTATAAAAACCTCTCTCCTCCAACACAGGAGCAGATTGCTTTGAAGTACTCACTGCTACACTATGATCTGAAGAGGGTTTTGCATCCAGAGCTTCCTTGAGCAGTCTTTCTATGCCAACATTAAAAGAAGCTGCATCCTTTTTGGGTGGGACCCGAGTTCGGTGTGCAGTTTCCACAATCTCACTTGCTGAAGGACCAATGTTGTTATCAAAGTCTGCAGGAACACCCCCATGTTGGATAGTTTGGATGGTCTTACCCTTTGTTTCTTCAGGACCTCCTCTTTCAACAGACAGTAGGTCAACCGGTGAGGAATCCTGAGATCTTTGTGTCAGTAATTTCCGGAAGCTGCTATTAAACTGGATTGGTTGCATTTTCGACtgggcagctgttttctctacATATTCCTCCACTTCTTTCCCTGGACATGTCTCCGTTCCCACGGGTTTTGAATCGTCCAGCTCTACCAAGAAGCCGTCCTCCTTGGGGACAAATTGTAAATTTCTCCTTGGCAATGAATTCGCTAACAAAGGTTGGCTGGGAGTTGCTTCTAAAAAACCTTGGTTGGCCTGACTTTTCTGTTCTTCTTCAGCCCAAGAGACCTGGCCAGTCCCTCCTCTGACTCCTTTTATTTCCTTCGACTGCCTCTGATAAGTTCCCATAGAATTGTTATGCGGGATTCTCTTTTCTTTGGTTCCGTCAGTCACATCCTGTGGTTTCACTCCAACGTCCCAAAAACTTCTCAGGCTTCGGAACTGTGAAGGGTTGAGCATTTCGGATTTGGATTCTTCATTGACTTTCTCCTTCAAGGAATGGACTGTAAAGTTGGGCTTTTGTGGCAGAGCAGGGGCAGGCTGGTCTTTGGACAAAATACTTGACTTGAAACCTTCCTTTTTGGGAGAGAATGATGGATGTCTTAACTGCAAGTTATCTGCATCTGAGGCTTCCGTAAATTCAGTACTCTTCCGGTCACTTGGAAGTGTTTTGCTTGATCTGGTAAAAACATGTCCCCCTTTGGATTTATCAACTGGCTCTGGTCTAATTCTTCCCGAAGACAAGTCAACGTCATTAGGTTCAGAATCATCACTCAGTTCTACTCTTCTGAAGGTAACCAAATTATATTGACCTTGCTTGTTGTCAGAATCACCCCTAACATGCCCTGAAGATTCAGAAGCTGGCTTTACTTTGCTGATTCCTCCGTTATAGATCTGAGACACTTTATTAATGGATGCATTTTCACTTTCCTTAGGCCCAGCCTTTGGGCTCATCCGCTCTCTTTCCCAAAAAGCCCTAATGTCCTTTACTTTCTTCCGATCCCCTGTCGGAGAAGCTTGTTTGATTTCTGGCTGCGGGGTTCCAAGTGGATTTCCTCTGTTGGCATCTGCTTCGGGTTGGACGATTCCCTTCGCTAGGAAGCCGGCCTCTTGTCCTTCTGGCTCTTTCCGAAGCACTCCAGATGGATGCTCAAAGCTCCTCTCTTGCCCAGGAGATTTAATGCTTCCCTCCCCATCAGCCAGAGCATTATTCCCCGCTTCCCTTTCTTTCACAGAAGAATCAACATTCAAGTCCAGCTTTATGCCTTCAGCCACCTTTGCTTCTCCGGACACGGCATTTTCactttccatttttctttctccaacAGCCGCTTCCAAAAAGTGTGTTTTATTTGCATCATTCGTTCCCTGGCCAGCAATCGGAAAATGCACGCTCCCCTGGTCACTCAAATCTGCAGCGTCTCTTTCTTTGCCTTGACTGCCGAGGCTCCGTTCTTCCGGATATCTAGTCTGAGCAAGGGACAGTACCTCCGGCTGGCTGTCTCCATCATGGAATCGAGAGTCCTTGCTAGACAGCCCTTTGCTTTCATGTACAGTAGCATCTTCATTCAGTAGATCCCTCCTGGGACCATTCTCTTCTCTCGTTCTGGTCATCTCTCCTGTCTTGGTCATGCTCGCCTCCTGCACGGGTTCCCTCTCTTGAGAGGCTGGCGACGACACGCCGCCTTCGCTGTCGGTACTGGAACTCCTTTTGAACCAGTCGAGTACTTTGGATATGGACTCATCGGCTGCCTTCGAGGCTTCGGCAGAGTGTCTGTCGGATCTGGAAGGAGTTTGAGCATTCGGACCGTCAAGGTGAACAGGCTTACCTTGTTCAAGGTCGGTGGAGACGGCGCCTGGGGCCCGAGGGTCTTCCGTATTAGCCGACGGCACCTCCTGACCTGGAATGAGACATGGAGCCAAGAAGCACGTTTTGTTGAAAGGCGAGCTGCCCAGCTAGCTAACGATAACAGTAATATCACCAGTAACAATGTTATGAGGCACAGGAGTAAACAGCCATTCCTGGCAGGGCAAGACAAATGAAACCGGCTTAGAAGGCCATAAAATAAGAAATAAGGCGCAGTCTCAACATCTCGGCACCAGCCAGTGCAGGAGGACGGGACCGTTCCCCTCACTTACCCATCCGGTACGCTTGAATGTCACCCTTCCAGAGCGACGTACATGGTTCTCCCTTTCAAACTGTACCCCCAAGACAATGTCACAAAAGTGACGCtcgttaggctgagaaagagacaGGGATTGATCCCAAGCAG includes the following:
- the SYTL2 gene encoding synaptotagmin-like protein 2 isoform X5, with protein sequence MIDLSFLTDEEQEAILKVLQRDAELKRAEEERIRNLPEKVQDDNQIKNMSGQWFYEAKSKRHRDKIHGADIIRASMRRKPLTAAELSQNKSGRKKNSWVNNVNKEVFMSPEPFGALKETEGESKSSLSPSAFSKDASVLATTQKDSKKATASPLKERKNPFNNSELSESDAKSQRSKPGISYSSEASKKDSLPPSVENQPEVNVKNKEHANKELDEGLRQAGKPPVPKARKNVHKTSDTSVKSDESFPKVPRRVKPDPNGQVEDQAMPKEGTADGSRQPSDPSKSQKSPPAECTTPNDSSGKIVPKVLKDSSVAEAKLDIKAEQRSPGTDVAQSSAGQEVPSANTEDPRAPGAVSTDLEQGKPVHLDGPNAQTPSRSDRHSAEASKAADESISKVLDWFKRSSSTDSEGGVSSPASQEREPVQEASMTKTGEMTRTREENGPRRDLLNEDATVHESKGLSSKDSRFHDGDSQPEVLSLAQTRYPEERSLGSQGKERDAADLSDQGSVHFPIAGQGTNDANKTHFLEAAVGERKMESENAVSGEAKVAEGIKLDLNVDSSVKEREAGNNALADGEGSIKSPGQERSFEHPSGVLRKEPEGQEAGFLAKGIVQPEADANRGNPLGTPQPEIKQASPTGDRKKVKDIRAFWERERMSPKAGPKESENASINKVSQIYNGGISKVKPASESSGHVRGDSDNKQGQYNLVTFRRVELSDDSEPNDVDLSSGRIRPEPVDKSKGGHVFTRSSKTLPSDRKSTEFTEASDADNLQLRHPSFSPKKEGFKSSILSKDQPAPALPQKPNFTVHSLKEKVNEESKSEMLNPSQFRSLRSFWDVGVKPQDVTDGTKEKRIPHNNSMGTYQRQSKEIKGVRGGTGQVSWAEEEQKSQANQGFLEATPSQPLLANSLPRRNLQFVPKEDGFLVELDDSKPVGTETCPGKEVEEYVEKTAAQSKMQPIQFNSSFRKLLTQRSQDSSPVDLLSVERGGPEETKGKTIQTIQHGGVPADFDNNIGPSASEIVETAHRTRVPPKKDAASFNVGIERLLKEALDAKPSSDHSVAVSTSKQSAPVLEERGFYNKVMQLSHNAYPTDQTKRDVVSQSLGECDSTSDQNVRLKATKGNVLKETGDLNPGLWRTLPQEEDPKCLDDVSSRKGVLQIPSPAQIQVDPHLAVLKRAKSPDEEVSETVTESKVPKRESPDLKSSLLGLLQEFSELPSVSPKTESILKKAFGGVPREDQQMFYKQVMETSTLPSPPMTHLSRQANRETIEKTIDMFGRKKEEPNGETAMKSLRVQSDNQDNEDVTSVGELVDLQPKEVAETVVKTVKPNSLEPTRFKDSLRQLLKEDSPVLLKDIEFPKPVHASLYPNPSVSSVDDKGMLPSQEIDESIEKATVPSNSVYGEFKINFQKLLMEDTEFHPTGQESTNGNKVKKATSDESEPNQAADLAGQQDTGLQEIEENVNKTVAPSKLQQNEFNSGLQKLLAEVSQMSSGQVQELAGKLKEKMQANRGVEEAVDLPHNIVVQSAAPVGDTIFRSHPEKENSDASSQFSKEGNQEVPDDSLSPSENGSLSVAVPASLQETSNAYRTEVKIPLKGKNSKQDGQVPADAVITVVPGKNLFFQKTLQVNPLSTEAPLPGKEESSPRNAQAEERETGFDRDRDAGEVSRASLTFSRGSRDMIVPLKSQRASTPLAEQETPPRVSQGELILAARHGEDDEDEDEDARSFGSDFSDESINSLPEIKRSSTRTAEDPNPVLEALKRSSNRQIPSKSLEDIPSATSNKGKVSTRKEDLMLSAEDGQKAGQPHEPDTTAPGISTAPSFPVNQFSNPEKVKGMSKSVPTFLQDESDGRETDTASDSSYSLGRIKKSPSSLTNLSGSSGLASLSSVSTSVMSVYSGDFGNVDVKGSIQFAIDYVEQLKELHVFIAQCKDLAEADVKKNRSDPYVKIYLLPEKYKLGKRKTSVKKKTLNPVYNEILRYKVDKALLVSQRLNISVWHNDTFGRNSFLGEVDLDLGLWDWNNRENKQMIWYPLKPRAPLAALELENRGEMKLALQYVPHPVGGKKPPATGEVHIWVKECSNLPILRGNKLNPFVKCTILPDTSRKSRQKTRAVAKTTNPVFNHTMVYDGFKPEDLKEACVELTVWDHNKLVKHFVGGLRIGLGTGKSYGTAVDWMDSTLDETSLWERMTNSPDQWVEDTLPLRMLTIAKMSK
- the SYTL2 gene encoding synaptotagmin-like protein 2 isoform X4; amino-acid sequence: MIDLSFLTDEEQEAILKVLQRDAELKRAEEERIRNLPEKVQDDNQIKNMSGQWFYEAKSKRHRDKIHGADIIRASMRRKPLTAAELSQNKSGRKKNSWVNNVNKEVFMSPEPFGALKETEGESKSSLSPSAFSKDASVLATTQKDSKKATASPLKERKNPFNNSELSESDAKSQRSKPGISYSSEASKKDSLPPSVENQPEVNVKNKEHANKELDEGLRQAGKPPVPKARKNVHKTSDTSVKSDESFPKVPRRVKPGNAQGTPPRSILKRNSSSSSTDSEVLRLSQTADLPYKNGLPASTILEGVPDKNRPLRRQPEGFSQNSLERAKQVRFSASVSRKGRPPSLELHEGKESGEFNLLDSDYRKTGDGPASRSDAGPNEPTSPINPLAFRSTDPNGQVEDQAMPKEGTADGSRQPSDPSKSQKSPPAECTTPNDSSGKIVPKVLKDSSVAEAKLDIKAEQRSPGTDVAQSSAGQEVPSANTEDPRAPGAVSTDLEQGKPVHLDGPNAQTPSRSDRHSAEASKAADESISKVLDWFKRSSSTDSEGGVSSPASQEREPVQEASMTKTGEMTRTREENGPRRDLLNEDATVHESKGLSSKDSRFHDGDSQPEVLSLAQTRYPEERSLGSQGKERDAADLSDQGSVHFPIAGQGTNDANKTHFLEAAVGERKMESENAVSGEAKVAEGIKLDLNVDSSVKEREAGNNALADGEGSIKSPGQERSFEHPSGVLRKEPEGQEAGFLAKGIVQPEADANRGNPLGTPQPEIKQASPTGDRKKVKDIRAFWERERMSPKAGPKESENASINKVSQIYNGGISKVKPASESSGHVRGDSDNKQGQYNLVTFRRVELSDDSEPNDVDLSSGRIRPEPVDKSKGGHVFTRSSKTLPSDRKSTEFTEASDADNLQLRHPSFSPKKEGFKSSILSKDQPAPALPQKPNFTVHSLKEKVNEESKSEMLNPSQFRSLRSFWDVGVKPQDVTDGTKEKRIPHNNSMGTYQRQSKEIKGVRGGTGQVSWAEEEQKSQANQGFLEATPSQPLLANSLPRRNLQFVPKEDGFLVELDDSKPVGTETCPGKEVEEYVEKTAAQSKMQPIQFNSSFRKLLTQRSQDSSPVDLLSVERGGPEETKGKTIQTIQHGGVPADFDNNIGPSASEIVETAHRTRVPPKKDAASFNVGIERLLKEALDAKPSSDHSVAVSTSKQSAPVLEERGFYNKVMQLSHNAYPTDQTKRDVVSQSLGECDSTSDQNVRLKATKGNVLKETGDLNPGLWRTLPQEEDPKCLDDVSSRKGVLQIPSPAQIQVDPHLAVLKRAKSPDEEVSETVTESKVPKRESPDLKSSLLGLLQEFSELPSVSPKTESILKKAFGGVPREDQQMFYKQVMETSTLPSPPMTHLSRQANRETIEKTIDMFGRKKEEPNGETAMKSLRVQSDNQDNEDVTSVGELVDLQPKEVAETVVKTVKPNSLEPTRFKDSLRQLLKEDSPVLLKDIEFPKPVHASLYPNPSVSSVDDKGMLPSQEIDESIEKATVPSNSVYGEFKINFQKLLMEDTEFHPTGQESTNGNKVKKATSDESEPNQAADLAGQQDTGLQEIEENVNKTVAPSKLQQNEFNSGLQKLLAEVSQMSSGQVQELAGKLKEKMQANRGVEEAVDLPHNIVVQSAAPVGDTIFRSHPEKENSDASSQFSKEGNQEVPDDSLSPSENGSLSVAVPASLQETSNAYRTEVKIPLKGKNSKQDGQVPADAVITVVPGKNLFFQKTLQVNPLSTEAPLPGKEESSPRNAQAEERETGFDRDRDAGEVSRASLTFSRGSRDMIVPLKSQRASTPLAEQETPPRVSQGELILAARHGEDDEDEDEDARSFGSDFSDESINSLPEIKRSSTRTAEDPNPVLEALKRSSNRQIPSKSLEDIPSATSNKGKVSTRKEDLMLSAEDVSTAPSFPVNQFSNPEKVKGMSKSVPTFLQDEVSTSVMSVYSGDFGNVDVKGSIQFAIDYVEQLKELHVFIAQCKDLAEADVKKNRSDPYVKIYLLPEKYKLGKRKTSVKKKTLNPVYNEILRYKVDKALLVSQRLNISVWHNDTFGRNSFLGEVDLDLGLWDWNNRENKQMIWYPLKPRAPLAALELENRGEMKLALQYVPHPVGGKKPPATGEVHIWVKECSNLPILRGNKLNPFVKCTILPDTSRKSRQKTRAVAKTTNPVFNHTMVYDGFKPEDLKEACVELTVWDHNKLVKHFVGGLRIGLGTGKSYGTAVDWMDSTLDETSLWERMTNSPDQWVEDTLPLRMLTIAKMSK